The proteins below come from a single Acidovorax sp. NCPPB 4044 genomic window:
- a CDS encoding multicopper oxidase family protein encodes MQRRHFFSGAATAVAALSTASVGRAALAGLPEAAAPAGTATQVPPAPPTGRPFHPVVTLNGWSLPWRMNGGVKEFHLVAEPVVREFAPGFSVNLWGYNGQSPGPTIEVVEGDRVRIFVTNRLPEHTSVHWHGQRLPNGMDGVSGLTQPAIPAGKTFVYEFTARRPGTFMYHPHADEMVQMAMGLMGLWITHPRLDARGRHPQIATADRDIAFLLGAFAVEPGSRTPRVNEMTDFNIWSWNSRVFPGIDPLVARRGDRVRLRIGNLTMTNHPIHVHGHEFEVTGTDGGTVPPSARWPEVTTDIAVGQMRQIEFIADEPGDWAVHCHKSHHTMGAMGHDVPTMIGVDHRGLVGRIQKIVPDYMAMGERGMADMGAMEMPLPENTHPMMSGTGPFGPLEMGGMFSVLKVREGLARGDWRDPGAYAHPPGTVAREWQGPAEGLPPAAAPESTAPPATPAAPARATVRKPHGAHH; translated from the coding sequence TCAGCGGAGCGGCCACGGCCGTGGCCGCACTTTCGACCGCCTCCGTGGGCCGTGCGGCCCTGGCCGGCCTGCCCGAGGCCGCGGCGCCCGCGGGCACCGCCACGCAGGTGCCGCCGGCCCCGCCCACGGGCCGGCCCTTCCACCCCGTCGTCACGCTCAACGGCTGGAGCCTGCCCTGGCGCATGAACGGCGGCGTGAAGGAATTCCACCTCGTCGCCGAGCCCGTGGTGCGTGAATTCGCGCCGGGGTTCAGCGTCAACCTCTGGGGGTACAACGGTCAGAGCCCCGGCCCCACCATCGAGGTGGTCGAGGGCGACCGCGTGCGCATCTTCGTCACCAACCGGCTGCCCGAGCACACCAGCGTGCACTGGCACGGCCAGCGCCTGCCCAACGGCATGGACGGCGTCTCGGGCCTCACGCAGCCGGCCATTCCCGCAGGCAAGACCTTCGTCTACGAATTCACCGCGCGGCGGCCCGGCACCTTCATGTACCACCCGCATGCCGACGAGATGGTGCAGATGGCCATGGGCCTCATGGGCCTGTGGATCACCCACCCGCGCCTGGACGCGCGCGGCCGGCATCCGCAGATCGCCACGGCCGACCGCGACATCGCCTTCCTGCTGGGCGCCTTCGCGGTGGAGCCCGGCAGCCGCACTCCGCGCGTGAACGAGATGACCGACTTCAACATCTGGTCGTGGAACAGCCGCGTCTTCCCCGGCATCGACCCCCTCGTCGCGCGGCGCGGCGACCGCGTGCGCCTGCGCATCGGCAACCTCACCATGACCAACCACCCCATCCACGTGCACGGGCACGAGTTCGAGGTGACGGGCACCGACGGCGGCACCGTGCCGCCCTCGGCCCGCTGGCCCGAGGTGACCACCGACATCGCCGTGGGCCAGATGCGGCAGATCGAATTCATCGCCGACGAGCCCGGCGACTGGGCCGTGCACTGCCACAAGAGCCACCACACGATGGGCGCCATGGGCCACGACGTGCCGACCATGATCGGAGTGGACCACCGCGGCCTCGTGGGGCGCATCCAGAAGATCGTGCCCGACTACATGGCGATGGGCGAGCGCGGCATGGCCGACATGGGCGCCATGGAAATGCCGCTGCCCGAGAACACCCACCCCATGATGTCCGGCACCGGCCCGTTCGGCCCGCTGGAGATGGGCGGCATGTTCAGCGTGCTCAAGGTGCGCGAGGGCCTGGCGCGCGGCGACTGGCGCGACCCCGGCGCCTACGCCCACCCGCCCGGCACCGTGGCGCGCGAATGGCAGGGGCCG